A region of Paraburkholderia largidicola DNA encodes the following proteins:
- a CDS encoding SGNH/GDSL hydrolase family protein, whose translation MTNRSLAVVCGAVLSSFLLASAPVSAADNPSPWVTAWATALQPIPQISSPPPLYRAPEVAGRTFRQIVYPTLSGEVARIHISNAYGKAPLVIEDLRIARSGAGAAIQVGTEARVTFGGKPAVSVPPGGEIDSDPVRVGIAAGVPYAVSSYMGREQNLVAWHRVSSQVNYLSMPGNHTGDASADAYRQRVTQFAWVTGVQVEAPSSATIAAIGDSITDGMRSSLNQNRRWPDALARRVAQSGDKSVAVVNLGISGNRLLTDSPCYGDALASRFGRDVLAQPGVKTVILLIGINDINFAAMPPHGGLDCDAPHTQVTVDGLIAGYKRVIAAAHARGVRIFGATLTPAALPPQREAIRTEVNQWIRTSHAFDGVVDFDAALRDPADPTRLRRSFDSGDQIHPSDAGYSAMADAIPLQPVVNSTRK comes from the coding sequence ATGACCAATCGTTCTCTCGCCGTCGTGTGTGGCGCGGTTCTGTCTTCCTTTTTGCTGGCGTCGGCTCCCGTTTCGGCCGCCGATAATCCGTCGCCCTGGGTCACCGCCTGGGCGACCGCGCTCCAGCCGATTCCGCAAATATCCAGTCCACCTCCGTTGTACCGGGCGCCTGAGGTTGCGGGGCGGACGTTTCGGCAGATCGTGTATCCGACGTTGTCGGGCGAGGTCGCGCGCATCCATATAAGTAATGCATATGGGAAAGCGCCGCTGGTCATCGAGGATCTGCGGATCGCGCGGTCGGGTGCCGGCGCGGCTATTCAGGTTGGAACGGAGGCGCGGGTGACTTTCGGCGGGAAGCCGGCAGTCAGCGTGCCGCCGGGCGGAGAAATCGATAGCGATCCCGTCCGCGTCGGGATTGCGGCCGGCGTGCCATATGCCGTCAGCAGCTATATGGGGCGCGAGCAAAACCTGGTCGCGTGGCATCGTGTGTCGAGCCAGGTCAACTATCTGTCGATGCCAGGCAACCACACCGGCGACGCCTCCGCCGACGCTTACCGGCAGCGCGTCACTCAGTTCGCGTGGGTAACGGGTGTGCAGGTCGAGGCGCCTTCGTCGGCGACGATTGCGGCAATCGGCGATTCGATCACGGACGGAATGCGCTCCAGTCTGAATCAGAACCGACGTTGGCCGGATGCACTGGCGCGACGGGTGGCGCAGAGTGGCGACAAGTCGGTGGCGGTCGTCAATCTGGGAATCAGCGGAAACCGGCTATTGACGGATTCGCCGTGCTACGGAGATGCGCTCGCGTCGCGCTTCGGGCGGGACGTGCTGGCCCAACCGGGCGTGAAGACGGTAATCCTGCTGATCGGCATCAATGACATCAACTTCGCAGCGATGCCGCCGCACGGCGGCCTGGATTGCGACGCACCGCATACGCAGGTGACAGTGGATGGGCTGATCGCGGGTTACAAGCGCGTGATTGCGGCGGCGCATGCGCGCGGGGTGCGGATTTTCGGTGCCACGTTGACGCCGGCGGCGCTGCCGCCGCAGCGCGAAGCGATTCGCACGGAGGTGAACCAGTGGATCCGGACGAGCCATGCGTTCGATGGCGTCGTGGATTTCGACGCTGCGCTGCGTGACCCCGCCGATCCGACGCGCCTGCGACGCTCGTTCGACAGCGGAGACCAGATTCATCCCAGCGACGCAGGCTATTCAGCGATGGCGGATGCGATTCCACTGCAACCGGTGGTGAACTCGACAAGGAAGTGA
- the paaA gene encoding 1,2-phenylacetyl-CoA epoxidase subunit PaaA, producing MYTQSLDIPGNVAPLDAAASSPEQARFDAVMTADGKIEPQDWMPDAYRKTLVRQISQHAHSEIVGMLPEGNWITRAPSLKRKAILLAKVQDEGGHGLYLYSAAETLGVTRDQMIDGLHSGKAKYSSIFNYPTPTWADVGVIGWLVDGAAIMNQIPLCRCTYGPYARAMIRICKEESFHQRQGFDALLAMMKGTDAQRELVQQAVNRWWYPVLMMFGPSDKDSVHSNQSAKWGIKRITNDDLRQKFVDATVEQAKVLGVTLPDPNLKWNEERAHYDYSDLDWDEFWRVVNGDGPCNKERLATRVKAHNDGAWVREAALAHAEKQRQRAQQHAA from the coding sequence ATGTACACGCAATCCCTCGACATCCCCGGCAACGTTGCCCCGCTCGACGCGGCTGCCAGTTCGCCCGAGCAGGCCCGTTTCGACGCGGTCATGACCGCCGACGGCAAGATCGAACCGCAAGACTGGATGCCCGACGCGTACCGCAAGACGCTGGTCCGTCAAATCTCTCAGCATGCGCACTCGGAAATCGTCGGCATGCTGCCGGAAGGGAACTGGATCACGCGCGCGCCGAGCCTGAAGCGCAAGGCGATCCTGCTGGCCAAGGTGCAGGACGAAGGCGGCCACGGTCTCTATCTGTATAGCGCGGCTGAAACGCTCGGCGTCACGCGCGACCAGATGATCGACGGGCTGCACTCCGGCAAGGCGAAGTACTCGAGCATCTTCAATTACCCGACGCCGACCTGGGCGGACGTCGGCGTGATCGGCTGGCTGGTCGACGGCGCGGCGATCATGAACCAGATTCCGCTGTGCCGCTGCACGTACGGCCCGTATGCCCGCGCGATGATCCGCATCTGCAAGGAAGAGTCGTTTCACCAGCGTCAGGGTTTCGACGCCCTGCTCGCGATGATGAAAGGCACCGACGCGCAGCGCGAGCTGGTCCAGCAGGCTGTGAACCGCTGGTGGTATCCGGTGCTGATGATGTTCGGTCCGAGCGACAAGGATTCCGTCCACAGCAACCAGTCGGCGAAGTGGGGCATCAAGCGCATCACGAACGACGATCTGCGTCAGAAATTCGTCGACGCGACGGTCGAACAAGCCAAGGTGCTGGGCGTCACGCTGCCGGACCCGAATCTGAAGTGGAACGAAGAGCGCGCCCACTACGACTACAGCGACCTCGACTGGGATGAATTCTGGCGCGTCGTCAACGGCGACGGCCCGTGCAACAAGGAACGCCTCGCCACGCGCGTGAAGGCGCACAACGACGGCGCCTGGGTCCGCGAAGCCGCCCTCGCCCATGCCGAAAAACAGCGCCAGCGCGCGCAGCAACACGCCGCCTGA
- the paaB gene encoding 1,2-phenylacetyl-CoA epoxidase subunit PaaB translates to MNKEWPIWEVFVRSKQGLDHKHCGSLHASDASMALRMARDVYTRRQEGVSIWVVPSSAITASAPDDKAELFEPAADKIYRHPTFYQLPDEVNHM, encoded by the coding sequence ATGAACAAGGAATGGCCGATCTGGGAAGTCTTCGTGCGCAGCAAGCAGGGACTCGACCACAAGCATTGCGGCAGCCTGCACGCGTCGGACGCGTCGATGGCACTGCGCATGGCACGCGACGTCTACACGCGCCGCCAGGAAGGCGTGAGCATCTGGGTGGTGCCGTCGTCGGCGATTACGGCATCGGCGCCTGACGACAAGGCAGAACTGTTCGAACCGGCGGCAGACAAGATCTATCGCCATCCGACGTTCTATCAGCTGCCCGACGAAGTCAACCACATGTAA
- the paaC gene encoding 1,2-phenylacetyl-CoA epoxidase subunit PaaC encodes MDITPQHLAYVLRLADTALILGQRNAEWCGHGPILEEDIALSNMSLDLVGQARLLYTHAADLEKTLTGQSRTEDDYAFFRAEREFANYTLAELPHVGPLAGTARADKDYAVTIVRNFLYSTLMLHVWSALTGSSDEQLAAIAAKSIKETQYHVHHSHEWLVRFGDGTDESHRRAQAALDYLMPYTREFFSADATEDAIAAAGIGPKTSELEALWLEDVRAALDEATLTLPEPVRHITTGKHGEHSEHMGFLLAEMQSLARQHPGASW; translated from the coding sequence ATGGATATCACACCCCAACACCTCGCCTACGTGCTGCGCCTCGCCGACACCGCGCTGATCCTCGGTCAGCGCAACGCCGAATGGTGCGGCCACGGCCCGATTCTCGAAGAAGACATCGCGCTGTCGAACATGAGCCTCGACCTGGTCGGTCAGGCGCGCCTGCTTTACACGCACGCCGCCGATCTGGAAAAGACGCTGACCGGCCAGAGCCGCACGGAAGACGACTACGCGTTCTTCCGCGCCGAGCGCGAGTTCGCGAACTACACGCTTGCCGAGCTGCCGCATGTCGGGCCGCTCGCGGGCACGGCGCGCGCAGACAAGGACTACGCGGTCACGATCGTGCGCAACTTCCTTTACTCGACGCTGATGTTGCACGTTTGGTCGGCTCTGACGGGTTCGTCGGACGAACAGCTGGCCGCCATTGCCGCAAAGTCGATCAAGGAAACGCAGTATCACGTGCATCACTCTCACGAGTGGCTCGTGCGTTTCGGCGACGGCACGGACGAATCCCATCGCCGCGCGCAGGCTGCGCTCGATTATCTGATGCCGTACACACGCGAATTTTTCAGCGCCGACGCGACGGAAGACGCAATCGCCGCCGCCGGCATCGGTCCGAAGACGTCGGAACTGGAAGCACTGTGGCTGGAAGACGTGCGCGCCGCGCTCGACGAAGCGACGCTTACGCTACCCGAACCCGTCAGGCACATCACGACGGGCAAGCATGGCGAGCATTCGGAGCACATGGGCTTCCTGCTCGCCGAAATGCAAAGCCTCGCGCGCCAGCATCCGGGCGCAAGCTGGTAA
- the paaD gene encoding 1,2-phenylacetyl-CoA epoxidase subunit PaaD, whose product MMSTAQTAALAPDHALAQAWAVLEAVPDPEIPVVSIRELGILRDVRHAADGALEVVITPTYSGCPAMSQIAEDIGHALDAAGFAPYRVQTVLAPAWTTDWITDDARDKLRAYGIAPPTGNCGSGEPTANAGSKEKVIRFVPRSLPAPACPRCGSKHTERLAQFGSTACKALYRCVDCREPFDYFKPY is encoded by the coding sequence ATGATGTCGACCGCTCAAACAGCCGCCCTTGCACCGGATCACGCGCTCGCCCAGGCGTGGGCCGTGCTCGAAGCCGTGCCCGACCCGGAAATCCCCGTCGTGTCGATTCGCGAACTGGGCATTTTGCGCGACGTGCGCCACGCCGCCGATGGCGCGCTCGAAGTCGTCATCACGCCGACTTACTCGGGCTGCCCGGCGATGTCGCAGATCGCGGAAGACATCGGCCATGCACTCGACGCGGCCGGATTTGCGCCGTATCGCGTCCAAACCGTGCTCGCACCCGCCTGGACCACCGACTGGATCACCGACGACGCCCGCGACAAGCTGCGCGCCTACGGCATCGCGCCGCCGACGGGCAACTGTGGCAGCGGCGAGCCCACCGCGAACGCTGGATCGAAAGAGAAAGTGATCCGCTTCGTCCCGCGCTCGCTGCCCGCGCCCGCCTGCCCGCGTTGCGGCTCGAAGCACACGGAACGCCTCGCGCAATTCGGCTCGACTGCCTGCAAGGCACTGTACCGCTGCGTCGACTGCCGCGAACCCTTCGACTATTTCAAACCGTACTGA
- the paaE gene encoding 1,2-phenylacetyl-CoA epoxidase subunit PaaE — protein MATPQFHPLRIREVRPETADAVSVAFEVPAELREQYRFTQGQFVTLKTHIDGEETRRSYSICVGVTDYDRDGELRIGIKRVRGGRFSNFAFDTLQPGHTIDVMTPDGRFFTHLNADHGKQYVAFSGGSGITPVLAIVKSTLELEPRSAFTLIYGNRSVDQIMFAEELEDLKNRFMNRFVLYHVLSDDIQDVELFNGALDQAKCESFLETLVPSDSIDEAFICGPGPMMDAAEAALKAAGVPQAKVHVERFGTPLPQAGVPVAEITDDTPTADLEIVLDGKKRKLRLPYQGLSVLDVGLRAGLALPYACKGGVCCTCRAKVLEGEVKMEKNYTLEEHEIRDGYVLTCQCHPVSDKIVVSYDER, from the coding sequence ATGGCTACCCCGCAATTTCATCCGCTGCGCATCCGGGAAGTGCGGCCCGAAACCGCCGATGCGGTCTCCGTCGCCTTCGAAGTTCCCGCCGAACTGCGCGAGCAGTATCGCTTCACGCAGGGCCAGTTCGTCACGCTGAAGACGCATATCGACGGCGAAGAAACGCGCCGTTCGTATTCGATCTGTGTCGGCGTCACCGATTACGACCGCGACGGCGAGTTGCGCATCGGCATCAAGCGCGTACGCGGCGGCCGCTTCTCGAACTTCGCGTTCGATACGCTGCAGCCCGGCCACACGATCGACGTGATGACGCCGGACGGCCGCTTCTTCACGCACCTGAACGCCGACCACGGCAAGCAGTACGTCGCGTTCTCGGGCGGCTCGGGTATCACGCCCGTGCTGGCCATCGTCAAATCGACGCTCGAACTCGAGCCGCGCAGCGCGTTCACGCTGATTTACGGCAACCGCAGCGTCGATCAGATCATGTTCGCGGAAGAGCTCGAAGACCTGAAGAACCGGTTCATGAACCGCTTCGTGCTGTACCACGTGCTGTCCGACGATATCCAGGACGTCGAGTTGTTCAACGGCGCGCTCGATCAGGCGAAGTGCGAGTCGTTCCTCGAGACGCTCGTGCCTTCGGATTCGATCGACGAAGCTTTCATCTGCGGCCCCGGTCCGATGATGGACGCCGCCGAAGCCGCGCTGAAGGCAGCGGGCGTGCCGCAGGCGAAGGTGCATGTCGAGCGCTTCGGCACGCCGCTGCCGCAGGCGGGCGTGCCCGTCGCGGAAATCACCGACGATACGCCGACCGCCGATCTCGAAATCGTCCTCGACGGCAAGAAGCGCAAGCTGCGTCTGCCGTATCAGGGCTTGAGCGTGCTCGACGTCGGCCTGCGCGCCGGACTCGCGCTGCCGTATGCGTGCAAGGGCGGCGTCTGCTGCACCTGCCGCGCGAAGGTGCTGGAAGGCGAAGTGAAGATGGAAAAGAACTACACGCTGGAAGAGCATGAAATCCGCGACGGCTACGTGCTGACCTGCCAGTGCCATCCCGTCAGCGACAAGATCGTGGTCAGCTACGACGAACGTTGA
- a CDS encoding DUF1835 domain-containing protein, translating into MSTIHITNGDVAADSLRKALDQARRADVVLALRDDLAAGPLHGIDDTPQVRADFWQGVIGDSTRDFLAGLEQQADELKAVVDGTTHVVVWHGQSAADQLTLRRVCFHLREMPERLNEVRLSIDDLTGDASAPLRRPDRATSVGMFAPDLLQKRLRSAAPISVLRIGRLALEWQEVKVVDADLRRWRDNTFTTGTFAELDARIFEHAVEGWQPAGRVAAYVMAADNGLLVSDSLVLWRLRELAAAGQLQLRGDADDWRSLEMNVTRATLSPA; encoded by the coding sequence ATGAGCACGATCCACATCACCAATGGCGACGTCGCCGCCGATTCTCTGCGCAAGGCGCTCGACCAGGCGCGCCGTGCGGACGTCGTGCTGGCTTTGCGCGACGATCTGGCCGCCGGACCGTTGCACGGTATCGACGATACGCCGCAGGTACGTGCCGATTTCTGGCAAGGCGTCATTGGCGACAGCACACGCGATTTTCTCGCCGGACTCGAACAGCAGGCGGACGAACTGAAAGCGGTGGTCGACGGAACGACGCATGTGGTCGTGTGGCACGGCCAGAGTGCCGCCGATCAACTGACGCTGCGCCGCGTGTGCTTCCATCTGCGCGAGATGCCCGAGCGGCTCAACGAAGTACGTCTGTCGATCGACGATCTCACGGGCGACGCCAGCGCCCCGCTGCGCCGTCCCGACCGCGCGACTTCCGTGGGCATGTTCGCGCCCGATCTGCTGCAAAAGCGCCTGCGCAGCGCCGCGCCGATTTCGGTGTTGCGCATCGGCAGGCTTGCGCTCGAATGGCAGGAAGTAAAAGTTGTCGACGCCGACCTGCGCCGCTGGCGTGACAACACTTTTACGACCGGCACGTTCGCCGAACTGGACGCCCGAATCTTCGAACACGCTGTGGAGGGCTGGCAGCCCGCTGGCCGCGTCGCCGCTTACGTGATGGCGGCGGATAACGGCTTGCTGGTCAGCGACAGCCTCGTGCTATGGCGGCTGCGCGAACTCGCGGCGGCTGGCCAGTTGCAGTTGCGCGGCGACGCGGATGACTGGCGTTCGCTCGAAATGAACGTCACGCGCGCGACCCTTTCTCCCGCTTAA
- a CDS encoding TetR/AcrR family transcriptional regulator produces MARTRAPDHESQRDQILDLAAEKFAQTSYPSTSMADLAAASGTSKARLYHYYESKEAILFDLLDRYTKRLMLIIAEVEGASQRRGLTERETFAELIRAFLSEYETSHSRHVALLNDVKYLVESQREIVLNRQRDVVAAFARQLARAYPERVARENQTALTMMVFGMINWTFTWLKPGGRMGYREFAEQVVAMVDHGLATSAPEGGAGS; encoded by the coding sequence ATGGCCCGTACACGAGCCCCAGATCATGAAAGCCAGCGCGACCAGATTCTCGACCTGGCCGCCGAAAAATTCGCTCAAACGAGCTATCCGAGCACGTCGATGGCCGATCTGGCCGCGGCGAGCGGCACGTCGAAAGCGCGCCTCTATCACTATTACGAGAGCAAGGAAGCGATTCTCTTCGACCTGCTCGACCGCTACACGAAGCGACTGATGCTGATCATCGCCGAGGTCGAAGGCGCGAGCCAGCGGCGCGGACTCACCGAGCGCGAAACCTTCGCCGAGCTGATTCGCGCATTCCTGTCCGAGTACGAGACCTCGCACAGCCGGCACGTCGCGTTGCTGAACGACGTCAAATATCTGGTCGAGTCGCAGCGGGAGATCGTCCTGAACCGTCAGCGCGACGTGGTTGCCGCGTTCGCGCGGCAACTGGCGCGCGCGTACCCCGAGCGCGTCGCGCGTGAAAACCAGACGGCCCTCACGATGATGGTGTTCGGCATGATCAACTGGACGTTCACCTGGCTGAAGCCGGGCGGCCGGATGGGCTACCGGGAATTCGCGGAACAGGTCGTCGCGATGGTGGATCACGGACTGGCCACGAGTGCACCGGAGGGTGGTGCTGGCAGTTGA